The following are from one region of the Cyanobium gracile PCC 6307 genome:
- the trpS gene encoding tryptophan--tRNA ligase, whose amino-acid sequence MSDNGARTARPRVLSGVQPTGALHLGNWLGAIRNWVALQDSHETFFCVVDLHAITVPHDPRRLAEDTLTTAALYLACGIDPQRSTVFVQSHVSEHSELCWLLNCVTPLNWLERMIQFKEKALKQGDNVSAGLLDYPVLMAADILLYDADLVPVGDDQKQHLELARDIAQQRINARFAPDPEHPVLKVPEPLILKEGARVMSLTDGRSKMSKSDPNEGSRITLLDPPELITRKIKRAKTDPVMGLEFGNPERPEADNLLGLYALLSGVGREQAAAECGAMGWGAFKPLLADAAVEALRPLQQRYAELRSDPGHLKAVLRDGREQASAVAAATLQRVRSALGFLAQD is encoded by the coding sequence CGCGGCCCCGGGTGCTGTCCGGCGTGCAGCCCACCGGGGCCCTGCACCTGGGCAACTGGCTGGGGGCGATCCGCAACTGGGTGGCCCTGCAGGACAGCCACGAGACCTTTTTCTGCGTGGTCGATCTGCATGCGATCACGGTGCCCCACGATCCGCGTCGCCTGGCGGAGGACACCCTCACCACGGCGGCCCTCTACCTGGCGTGCGGCATCGATCCGCAGCGGTCGACGGTGTTCGTGCAGAGCCACGTCAGCGAGCACAGCGAGCTCTGCTGGCTGCTCAACTGCGTCACGCCGCTCAACTGGCTGGAGCGGATGATCCAGTTCAAGGAGAAGGCGCTCAAGCAGGGCGACAACGTCTCCGCCGGCCTGCTGGACTACCCGGTGCTGATGGCCGCGGACATCCTTCTCTATGACGCCGATCTGGTGCCGGTGGGGGACGACCAGAAGCAGCACCTGGAGCTGGCGCGGGACATCGCCCAGCAGCGCATCAACGCCCGCTTTGCGCCGGATCCGGAGCACCCGGTCCTCAAGGTGCCCGAGCCCCTGATCCTGAAGGAGGGGGCCCGGGTGATGAGCCTCACCGACGGCCGCAGCAAGATGAGCAAGAGCGACCCGAACGAGGGCTCACGGATCACGCTGCTGGACCCGCCCGAGCTCATCACCCGCAAGATCAAGCGGGCCAAGACCGACCCGGTCATGGGGCTGGAATTCGGCAACCCGGAGCGGCCGGAGGCGGACAACCTGCTTGGCCTCTATGCCCTGCTCTCCGGCGTGGGCCGCGAGCAGGCGGCCGCGGAGTGCGGCGCCATGGGCTGGGGCGCCTTCAAGCCCCTGCTGGCGGACGCGGCGGTGGAAGCCCTGCGGCCCCTGCAGCAGCGCTACGCCGAGCTGCGCAGCGACCCGGGTCACCTCAAGGCAGTGCTCAGGGATGGACGGGAGCAGGCTTCAGCCGTGGCCGCCGCCACCCTGCAGCGGGTCCGCAGCGCCCTCGGTTTCCTGGCTCAGGATTGA